The genomic segment tgaatgtattgaaatccatgaatttgaaatccttccattcaagaataaccttagatttataacacataaaatttttaaacaaatatctTTTGCACTCATTTTAAATACATGTAGTACAAATTATATTACATTGAATTTCCTACGGATAATGCTAAAGGTACAACCAATATATCGTACTGCgatatttacaaaaattatatcgtgagattttgttattatctaatgaaattttatatttaatttataatgagattttaataaatgaaatttatgtattgatttttttgaattgtaagaattattgtacaaatttggtTGCACATGTAGCATGACTCATTGTCTATCGACTAATATAGCAtgaaatcattaatatataattttttgtaaattaatcTCTTCTGATCTCATTTATTTAACAACAATTATTGATAATAGAAATGTATTTTCACGTGCGTCGCACGTGTCTTTAACTAATATGTTAAAAAGTTTGAAAATAAGGGACAACTTGGAAAAAGTATACgaaaatgcaattttttttaatgtgtgCTTTGCAAGTTAATTCTCTATGTTGTCGAAATTGAGTTTTAATCTTATCACGTGACACCGTCGCAATGTAAAAGGTACCAAAATTGAAAAgagaatttataaaatataaacgGCCAATTTGAAATTTCCCCAAAATTCATTAATGGCCTATCAAAGAATTTATAAAGAGATGTgaaaaatttgttttgacattttATTTGGCATTCATTCTACCAAATACCTCGTTGTTCGACCCAACTGAGAGACTCCGTATGGATCCAACGGATGAAATAAATTCAGtacataaaaatttcaaaattcattTTATGAGACAATTAAtaattgggaaaaaaaattggGTTCGAAACATATTTGCCGGTTGAGTAGCAGTAAATTGGCTGAAGTCCCCCCCCCCCATTCACTGACCGATTTGGATATTGGAGTTGAAATTTCATTTGTTTGCACATGCGATCTTAATTAGTTGCCATCCTATTTATCCGCGGCTAAACAAGCAATTTGATGTTGCAATGCGCGCATGCCCAATTAAAGCTACATACCAATATGATGGTAAAGATGCAAACTTTGTAATTATGTTGGAAGTAAATGTAGAAATAATTAATGTTGCCAAAAACTTATACGTTAGGTTAAATGAGAGTACTGGATAAAGAGAAATAAAGTTCCAAATTATTGTAGTGGGAAGGAAATTGCATAATATTTCAGAATTCATCTAacaatttataattatataataaaaataataagccACCAATTCCAAGATTGACGAGACAACAAGGACGAGCGAGGCACTAATAATTTTTCCTGGGACacataaaaattaaagaaatagaaaacgAATTATTTCTCAATATTAATCggccaataataataatagataatacaAAACGATGCCTAGAGCTTGACAACTTCTGGGATATGAACCGGGTACCGATCAATGCAATCAGCCCACGGCCCCTCCACCGGCGTTTTGATATCCCGATTGCACTTCCAAACGGCACTGTTACACTTAAATCCACTCCCGAATCCGATCTGCCACACCCGGTCACCTTTCCTCATCCTACCCTTGGATTCTATGTAAGACAGTTCATACCAaagtgaagaagaagaagtgttTCCAAATCTGTGTAGTGTCATTCTTGAAGCCTCCACTTGCTCCGCCGTGAGCTGGAGGTTTTTCTGCAACTCATCGATCACCGCCCTTCCGCCGGCGTGGATGCAGAAGTGCTCAAAGGCCTGCTTGAAGTCTGGAATATATGGCTTTAATTTCGAGTTGAAGAATTTTCTTCTGAGGAGTGAAAAGGCAAAGAGAATTTGCTCTGATGCAGGAAGAACAAGAGGACCGATTGTCGTTATATTGGATTTCAGAGCTTCTCCCGCTATGGCCATTAGATCTATGTTCAGCTTTATCCCAACATGTCCTTCTGGGTCTTCTTCTTGCTGTATGCAGTTGTAGGATTTGTCGTCTGCTCCTTTGTGGGTTCTTACGACGTGGGAGAGTACGTACTTTGACCGGTGGCGCTCAGCCCACCGGTTAGACAAGAGGACGGCGGCACCACCCATTCGAAAGAGGCAGTTAGGGAGGAGCATGGCTCTTTCTTTGCCTAAGTAGCAGTTGGGAGTGAGGATTTCTGTACTAATAACAACAGCGTTCGAGTTGGGATGCTGTTGGAGAAGATCTTTGGCTAAATCTATTGAGATTAAACCTGCACTACACCCCATCCCAGAAAGATTGAAGCTCTTGATATTGCTTCTCATTTTGTACTTGTTAATCACCATAGCTGTTAACGAAGGTGTAGGGGAGAAAAGACTGCAGTTTACAATCAATATATCTATATCTCTAGGCCTCATCCCCGTTTTCTGGAAAAGTGAGTCCATGCAAGAAAAGATTACGAGCTCAGCTTCTTCTCTAGAACGACGCATACTTGGAGAAGGAGGAATAAAACACATCGCAGGTGGGAAACAGGTCTCTTCCCCAAGCCCAGATCTTTCAAGAATCTTCATCTGAAAATGCACGCTCTTGGGTTCCTTGTGCAACACTATATGCGCGTGCTCCATGAATCCTGCGAATGAAACTCGCAAGCTCTGCGGGGGCTTGAAAAGCGCGTAGTCGATCAGGTAGACAGTGCGGGGCCGCGACATGAAGAAGAAAGTGGCGGAGTAGATTATGAGGAACAAAGAGCAGATGATGTGGAGCGAGGTTAAATGCATGGAGTCCCAGAATTGGATAATTTCTTCGGGGCTTAAACGCAGGGATTCGAGGAACAAGGCGATGATTACAGGGATGAGGAAGAAGGCGAGAAGATTGTTGGCGAGGTACTGGTAGCCGAGTTTGACATATTTGAGCTTGACTGATTGAGAGAAATCCGGGAGTTTGGGTGCCATTCTCTGTTTGGGATGGATATTTTTTTGCAGGAAAATTAGGACTGCTTTTGTAGGAGAAGAGAAGACAGCCCCAGTTTGAACTTTGAAGAGGGTATGGcgcatttaattttatttaatattaattaatacaaCGCAACTGGGCCGTCTCTTAAATATTTGTCGTGTATTTTTATTATGGTTTGGTATATGTTTTATTGTGCATTTGCTGATAAGATAAGACATGTTCAAGTACGTCATTAACATTTCCATATCAATAGATTATTTTCCTTCATTAATACAAAAAGTGTTTTCAAAATAAGTGTggattaattgtttttaaattactCGTAAACTAGCATAGTACTAGTAGACACATGCATTGACCGCATCCCTGATATATAGACACCACTCTCTTTTTTTTAATCAGTTGATAATAATATGTAAATATATTGAATTGACTGTTGAGAAGTTGACAGCGCGGCCCCTCTCACATATTTCGGTTGGGaatcataaataaatttgaTCTCACATCTGTGTTGAACTGGTAAACATGATAAGTGTGAGAAAAGGGCGATTCCATCATTTATTGACTGTCTAAACTTTGTGCCTGGTCAATGCACCTCCGTCAGAGATAAGTCAACACCAACACCTATTCACTAATCAATCCTAGCATATTTTTCTTCCATtttactaattaattaattttctcTACCAACGGTTCTCGGATTTTAATTCCTCCTCAAATTCCCATCCATCCATTGCAGGCAAAATTAATTAAtctaaaaattttattatttttactatttcaaaaaaaattattcgatTATATTTTATTAGGTAAGAGGGTTTATTTTTGGTATGACTAaagtaaaattattaatttgatctAAGATATTTTAACAT from the Primulina tabacum isolate GXHZ01 chromosome 8, ASM2559414v2, whole genome shotgun sequence genome contains:
- the LOC142552671 gene encoding 3-ketoacyl-CoA synthase 5-like; translation: MAPKLPDFSQSVKLKYVKLGYQYLANNLLAFFLIPVIIALFLESLRLSPEEIIQFWDSMHLTSLHIICSLFLIIYSATFFFMSRPRTVYLIDYALFKPPQSLRVSFAGFMEHAHIVLHKEPKSVHFQMKILERSGLGEETCFPPAMCFIPPSPSMRRSREEAELVIFSCMDSLFQKTGMRPRDIDILIVNCSLFSPTPSLTAMVINKYKMRSNIKSFNLSGMGCSAGLISIDLAKDLLQQHPNSNAVVISTEILTPNCYLGKERAMLLPNCLFRMGGAAVLLSNRWAERHRSKYVLSHVVRTHKGADDKSYNCIQQEEDPEGHVGIKLNIDLMAIAGEALKSNITTIGPLVLPASEQILFAFSLLRRKFFNSKLKPYIPDFKQAFEHFCIHAGGRAVIDELQKNLQLTAEQVEASRMTLHRFGNTSSSSLWYELSYIESKGRMRKGDRVWQIGFGSGFKCNSAVWKCNRDIKTPVEGPWADCIDRYPVHIPEVVKL